From Microbacterium invictum, the proteins below share one genomic window:
- a CDS encoding electron transfer flavoprotein subunit alpha/FixB family protein: MTDFAADSILVLLDVTPEGELAKSSAGLLGAAAQVGTPVALVVAGDDAHAAFVTAAGQLGAGTVLTAGLGGADTALTAPLVDALQAAAALVQPDAVLISNSIEGRDIAGRYAVRSNSALSVDAVGLVRDDEGIIAQHSVYGGAFNVTSAATFGAPVITVRQGAVDARAEVVATPEVVAVEAPASSSPAATIESFEAEVSASSRPELRGAAKVVSGGRGLGSEEKFVLVEQLADALGAAVGASRAAVDAGYIPYSHQVGQTGVSVSPQLYVALGISGAIQHKAGMQTAKTIVAINKDGDAPIFDVADFGVVGDLFTVVPQLIAALEANKAK; encoded by the coding sequence ATGACCGATTTCGCTGCGGACTCGATTCTCGTTCTGCTGGATGTGACCCCCGAGGGGGAGCTGGCCAAGTCGTCGGCGGGCCTGCTGGGTGCGGCCGCGCAGGTCGGCACCCCGGTGGCGCTGGTGGTCGCCGGTGACGATGCGCACGCCGCATTCGTGACGGCCGCGGGCCAGCTCGGTGCCGGAACCGTGCTGACGGCCGGGCTCGGCGGTGCCGACACGGCGCTGACCGCCCCTCTCGTAGACGCGCTCCAGGCCGCGGCCGCCCTCGTGCAGCCCGACGCCGTGCTCATCTCGAACTCGATCGAAGGCCGCGACATCGCCGGCCGCTACGCGGTGCGCTCGAACTCGGCCCTGTCGGTCGATGCGGTCGGCCTCGTCCGCGACGACGAGGGCATCATCGCCCAGCACTCCGTGTACGGCGGCGCCTTCAACGTCACCAGCGCCGCGACGTTCGGCGCCCCCGTGATCACGGTCCGGCAGGGTGCGGTCGACGCGCGCGCCGAAGTCGTGGCGACCCCCGAGGTCGTGGCGGTGGAGGCCCCGGCATCCAGTTCTCCGGCGGCGACCATCGAGTCGTTCGAAGCCGAGGTTTCCGCCTCGTCGCGCCCCGAGCTGCGTGGCGCGGCGAAGGTCGTCTCGGGCGGTCGCGGTCTGGGCTCCGAGGAGAAGTTCGTGCTCGTCGAGCAGCTCGCCGATGCGCTCGGCGCTGCGGTGGGCGCCTCTCGTGCCGCGGTGGATGCCGGATACATCCCCTACTCGCACCAGGTCGGCCAGACGGGTGTCTCGGTCTCGCCGCAGCTGTACGTGGCGCTGGGCATCTCCGGCGCGATCCAGCACAAGGCGGGCATGCAGACGGCAAAGACCATCGTCGCGATCAACAAGGACGGCGACGCCCCGATCTTCGACGTGGCCGACTTCGGCGTCGTCGGCGACCTGTTCACCGTGGTGCCGCAGCTGATCGCGGCGCTCGAGGCGAACAAGGCCAAGTAA
- a CDS encoding cytochrome b/b6 domain-containing protein produces the protein MATYGRTLRRGLPRVTGGDAWPAAGDAPDGVGVDAGVAQAAGSEASAAQVASAEAGTSAATTAAASAAVAVAHESVAAASESVAGAHESVAGARESADAASASAVAAAGAAAVVTSIRRGLPRVTGGEPWPPASVTPVQQSVEAGVDAGDRAQATAAAVASAGAPVQQSVEVGAGADDYAQATVETAATGAAHPTAATATAHPADGAVARRGLPRTPGGEPWPPSGTVARLTAIATASAGVQSSAASADGAISLQSRQESQAPLPESGAPAAAEPAATLPAASPTAPGAPAQTAGVAAPAQTAGVAAPASTAIATAPEGPKPPLPFTPSVWPGRSATHRPKAKPEPERIGPFTKVQWAGAVIVGGLVLLILAGMAVALVRVLLSSAWGQDFLAAFPGEYHLPEGAPVGFPGWLGWQHFFNVFLMVLIIRSGLTIRTEKRPTAFWTPRGNPKGKTSLTIWFHQSLDVLWLVNGVVFVVLLFVTGQWMRVIPTSWEVIPNALSAALQYVSLDWPTENGWVNYNSLQQIAYFTTIFIAAPLAAITGARMSLMWPKDAKRLNAAYPIEWARTLHFPVMLYFVVFIAIHVFLVFATGALRNLNHMYAAQGSVDGVAYADNWTGFWMFVASLVVIAAAWVAARPLVLAPIARLFGTVSGR, from the coding sequence ATGGCGACCTACGGCCGGACGCTCCGCCGCGGGCTCCCGCGTGTCACCGGTGGCGACGCGTGGCCGGCGGCCGGCGACGCTCCCGACGGCGTGGGGGTGGATGCCGGTGTGGCGCAGGCCGCAGGGTCGGAGGCGTCCGCTGCGCAGGTGGCTTCGGCTGAAGCCGGCACGTCCGCTGCGACGACGGCCGCCGCATCGGCGGCCGTCGCGGTCGCGCACGAGTCAGTCGCCGCTGCGAGCGAGTCGGTAGCCGGGGCGCACGAGTCGGTCGCCGGCGCGCGTGAGTCCGCGGACGCCGCGAGCGCCTCCGCCGTCGCCGCTGCGGGCGCGGCAGCGGTCGTGACGTCGATCCGTCGCGGGCTGCCGCGCGTGACCGGCGGCGAGCCCTGGCCCCCGGCATCCGTGACCCCGGTTCAGCAGTCAGTTGAGGCGGGTGTGGATGCCGGTGACCGTGCCCAAGCGACTGCTGCAGCGGTCGCGTCGGCTGGCGCTCCGGTTCAGCAGTCGGTTGAGGTGGGTGCCGGCGCTGACGACTATGCCCAAGCGACTGTCGAAACAGCCGCGACCGGCGCGGCGCACCCGACCGCAGCCACTGCGACTGCACACCCGGCCGACGGCGCCGTCGCGCGTCGCGGCCTGCCGCGCACGCCCGGTGGTGAGCCGTGGCCGCCATCCGGCACCGTCGCCCGCCTCACGGCCATCGCAACCGCATCCGCAGGGGTGCAGAGCTCCGCCGCATCCGCCGACGGCGCCATTTCCCTGCAATCGCGCCAAGAATCTCAGGCGCCGTTGCCGGAAAGTGGCGCGCCCGCAGCCGCTGAGCCCGCCGCGACGCTGCCCGCCGCGTCGCCGACCGCCCCCGGGGCCCCCGCGCAGACCGCGGGCGTCGCGGCACCGGCGCAGACCGCGGGCGTCGCGGCACCGGCATCCACCGCCATCGCAACGGCACCCGAAGGCCCGAAGCCGCCGCTGCCGTTCACGCCGTCGGTGTGGCCGGGCCGCTCTGCGACCCACCGCCCGAAGGCGAAGCCCGAACCCGAGCGCATCGGTCCGTTCACGAAGGTCCAGTGGGCGGGCGCCGTCATCGTCGGCGGTCTGGTCCTGCTGATCCTCGCGGGCATGGCGGTCGCGCTGGTGCGTGTGCTGCTGTCGAGCGCGTGGGGTCAGGACTTCCTGGCCGCGTTCCCCGGGGAGTACCACCTGCCCGAGGGCGCCCCGGTCGGGTTCCCGGGGTGGCTGGGCTGGCAGCACTTCTTCAACGTCTTCCTGATGGTGCTGATCATCCGGTCGGGGCTGACGATCCGCACCGAGAAGCGGCCCACCGCGTTCTGGACGCCGCGCGGCAACCCCAAGGGCAAGACGAGCCTGACGATCTGGTTCCACCAGTCGCTCGACGTCCTGTGGCTGGTCAACGGTGTCGTGTTCGTCGTGCTGCTGTTCGTGACCGGGCAGTGGATGCGGGTGATCCCCACCAGCTGGGAGGTCATCCCCAACGCGCTGAGCGCCGCCCTGCAGTACGTGTCGCTGGACTGGCCGACCGAGAACGGGTGGGTCAACTACAACTCGCTGCAGCAGATCGCGTACTTCACGACCATCTTCATCGCCGCTCCGCTGGCCGCGATCACCGGGGCGCGCATGAGCCTGATGTGGCCGAAAGACGCCAAGAGGCTCAACGCGGCCTACCCGATCGAGTGGGCACGCACGCTCCACTTCCCGGTGATGCTGTACTTCGTGGTGTTCATCGCCATCCACGTGTTCCTGGTGTTCGCGACC